One window of Nymphaea colorata isolate Beijing-Zhang1983 chromosome 11, ASM883128v2, whole genome shotgun sequence genomic DNA carries:
- the LOC116264537 gene encoding putative invertase inhibitor, giving the protein MMSAALMTDNKPLRLPHLFSVVFLLATATWATLLPCTHAQSEDHPDFISKICNHTIHFEVCNTSLRSMPDSQNADVYNLTRIAINLTIAEGLRIGSNISSMLDARFLPSYGERRLKDCADLYSDAVESLRLAVKDLALRSFFDVNLHVTAAMTESSTCEDGFSEEDGYTSPLTYQNSYFFMLCSNVLAINALLS; this is encoded by the coding sequence ATGATGTCTGCTGCATTAATGACCGATAACAAACCCCTTCGCTTGCCTCACCTCTTCTCAGTAGTCTTCTTGCTTGCAACTGCAACTTGGGCTACTCTTCTTCCCTGCACGCATGCCCAATCAGAAGACCACCCGGACTTCATATCAAAGATCTGTAACCATACCATCCATTTTGAAGTCTGCAACACTTCCCTGCGTTCCATGCCTGACAGCCAAAACGCAGACGTCTACAATCTCACCAGGATTGCTATAAATCTGACAATTGCAGAAGGGCTGAGGATCGGTTCCAACATTTCGTCCATGTTAGATGCGCGGTTCCTGCCAAGCTACGGAGAGAGACGCTTGAAGGATTGCGCTGACCTGTACTCGGACGCGGTGGAAAGCCTCAGGCTTGCCGTGAAAGATCTCGCTCTTCGGTCGTTTTTTGATGTCAATCTCCACGTTACTGCGGCCATGACAGAATCCTCCACGTGCGAGGATGGTTTCAGCGAAGAGGACGGGTACACGTCGCCATTGACATATCAGAATTCATACTTTTTCATGCTCTGTAGCAATGTCCTGGCAATAAATGCTCTTCTTTCTTAG